A region from the uncultured Holophaga sp. genome encodes:
- a CDS encoding PhnD/SsuA/transferrin family substrate-binding protein, whose protein sequence is MQIARTCLLLLCLVSAGTARVWSSDPHWVRIGFSQASFPEVSPQDVRASLSIWAEEVTRSVPGISGVSTYIFGRPGEIAEALRRSEIDVVVMPTYDYLSSMRSTPVDIGFVTDQGPVGCQRFVIVGDARMPSPTLSSLRGRRFCHVDGENLALLFVNNELLRTSQMEMDRFFRGIEVVPRGVQALNGVYFGKADVCVVSEDTFRLATTMNPQMAHRLRIIASSPLLYNGVALFRQGFPEPMRRAVLDGIAGLGSTSRGRQILSLFRACGIRPATEADLAVTRRLYQEYRRRKGRLL, encoded by the coding sequence GTGCAGATCGCTAGAACATGCCTCCTGCTCCTCTGCCTGGTCTCAGCCGGGACAGCCCGGGTGTGGAGCAGCGACCCCCATTGGGTGAGAATCGGCTTCTCCCAGGCCTCCTTCCCTGAGGTCTCTCCCCAGGATGTCCGAGCCTCCCTTTCCATCTGGGCCGAGGAGGTCACCCGGAGTGTGCCGGGGATCTCCGGCGTGTCCACCTACATCTTCGGCAGACCGGGGGAGATCGCGGAGGCCCTCCGGAGATCCGAGATCGATGTGGTGGTGATGCCCACCTATGACTACCTCTCCAGCATGCGTTCCACACCGGTGGACATCGGCTTTGTGACCGACCAGGGACCGGTGGGCTGCCAGCGCTTTGTCATCGTGGGCGATGCCAGGATGCCCAGCCCCACACTCAGCTCTCTCCGGGGGAGGCGCTTCTGCCATGTGGATGGGGAGAATCTGGCACTCCTCTTTGTGAACAACGAGCTGCTCAGGACATCCCAGATGGAGATGGATCGGTTCTTCAGGGGTATCGAGGTCGTCCCGAGGGGGGTCCAGGCCTTGAACGGGGTCTATTTCGGCAAAGCGGATGTCTGCGTCGTGTCGGAAGACACCTTCCGGCTCGCCACCACCATGAACCCGCAGATGGCCCACAGGCTTCGCATCATCGCCTCCTCCCCGCTGCTTTACAACGGTGTCGCCCTGTTCAGGCAGGGGTTCCCGGAACCCATGAGGCGGGCCGTACTCGATGGCATAGCAGGGCTGGGCAGTACCTCCAGGGGACGACAGATCCTGAGCCTCTTCCGTGCCTGCGGGATCCGGCCGGCGACCGAGGCTGACCTCGCGGTCACCCGGCGTCTGTACCAGGAATACCGCCGCAGAAAGGGGAGGCTGCTGTGA